The following proteins come from a genomic window of Paenibacillus spongiae:
- a CDS encoding MurR/RpiR family transcriptional regulator, translating to MKKTRKLNNSSNTLLMISSVYSSMTKAEKKVADAVQNNPEEAVLSTVTDLAETAGVGETSVIRFCRALGFRGYHEFKLSIAQDLVNVPNYNNGEIDESDTAMDIVRKVTMNNENILKNTLDLLDIEQMTKAVEAIIAANKVYIYGVGSSGITALDTHYRLMRLGMKVEAQRDSHIIAMSAAMVEKGDVVIGISTSGSTKDLVDPLKQAKENGARVICLTSHAKSPITNYADIVLLIPTREMPFQGGALSTKMAQIHVLDIMSTLITTLKKDETNDSIRKTANAVADKLY from the coding sequence ATGAAAAAAACACGCAAATTAAACAATTCATCTAACACGCTTCTCATGATTTCCAGTGTGTATTCCTCGATGACCAAAGCGGAGAAGAAGGTGGCCGATGCCGTACAGAACAATCCGGAAGAAGCGGTACTGTCGACCGTCACGGATTTGGCTGAGACGGCGGGCGTCGGCGAGACGTCGGTCATCCGATTTTGCCGTGCGCTGGGCTTCAGAGGTTACCACGAGTTCAAGCTGTCCATCGCTCAAGACCTGGTCAATGTCCCCAATTATAACAATGGTGAAATTGACGAATCCGACACTGCGATGGATATTGTCCGGAAAGTAACGATGAACAACGAGAACATTCTGAAGAATACGCTTGATTTGTTAGATATTGAGCAGATGACGAAAGCGGTCGAAGCGATTATCGCGGCAAATAAAGTCTACATCTATGGTGTCGGATCGTCCGGGATCACCGCGCTCGACACGCATTACCGATTGATGAGATTAGGGATGAAGGTGGAGGCGCAGCGCGATTCGCATATCATCGCGATGTCGGCTGCCATGGTAGAGAAGGGCGATGTCGTGATCGGGATCTCCACTTCTGGCAGCACGAAGGATCTCGTCGATCCGTTAAAACAGGCCAAGGAAAACGGAGCGCGCGTCATCTGTCTGACAAGCCATGCGAAGTCGCCGATTACGAATTATGCCGATATTGTCCTGCTGATCCCAACCCGCGAGATGCCATTCCAAGGCGGCGCATTATCGACGAAGATGGCTCAAATTCACGTTCTGGACATTATGTCCACTTTAATTACGACGCTCAAGAAGGATGAAACGAACGATTCAATCCGAAAAACGGCGAATGCCGTTGCCGATAAGCTGTACTAA
- a CDS encoding ROK family protein, whose amino-acid sequence MSVELAVGVDIGGTKIHFALVDDEGKLYHQEIVRTESRKGAVVVLNQVLEGIERMCLAVPAYTDREKLRGIGIGSAGQIDFATGRVAFAVDTLPGWTGTRIKEEVSARFPGLRVIVDNDVNVQAIAERRYGAAQGLNSFVCLSLGTGVGGAVVENGQLIRGTFGGAAELGHVSVDFNGPRCSCGNRGCLELYASGTGIVRLADERAAAGLYEGQTDSRSVIKGWLDGESSAAAVMDVVIAALSTATSGLIHTFNPQAVIIGGGVSEAGEPLLTALRSETALRTAPAMWKAVQIVPAAVGIQAGVIGAAAQIWHYA is encoded by the coding sequence ATGTCTGTCGAGCTGGCAGTTGGAGTGGATATTGGAGGAACCAAAATTCATTTTGCACTCGTAGACGATGAAGGCAAGCTCTACCATCAGGAGATTGTCCGGACAGAGTCGAGAAAGGGCGCCGTTGTCGTTCTGAATCAAGTATTAGAGGGAATTGAACGGATGTGCCTGGCAGTTCCAGCATATACGGACCGCGAGAAGCTTCGCGGCATCGGAATCGGCAGTGCCGGACAGATTGATTTTGCCACGGGAAGGGTCGCCTTTGCCGTCGATACGCTGCCAGGCTGGACGGGAACGCGAATTAAGGAAGAGGTATCGGCCCGGTTTCCGGGACTCCGGGTCATCGTCGATAATGATGTGAACGTTCAGGCTATTGCGGAGCGGCGCTACGGCGCCGCCCAAGGCTTGAACAGCTTCGTCTGTTTGTCGCTCGGGACCGGAGTTGGCGGCGCTGTGGTGGAGAACGGGCAGCTGATTCGGGGGACATTCGGAGGAGCGGCTGAGCTGGGACATGTATCCGTCGATTTCAATGGACCACGCTGTTCATGCGGCAACAGAGGCTGTCTGGAATTATATGCCTCCGGTACCGGTATCGTACGGTTAGCGGATGAACGTGCCGCTGCAGGCTTGTATGAGGGTCAGACCGATTCGCGGTCCGTAATTAAGGGTTGGTTGGATGGAGAATCGAGTGCCGCGGCAGTTATGGATGTCGTAATCGCGGCATTGTCGACGGCCACAAGCGGTCTCATCCATACATTCAATCCTCAGGCTGTCATTATTGGAGGCGGCGTATCGGAAGCTGGCGAGCCACTGCTGACCGCGCTTCGCAGCGAGACGGCACTTCGAACGGCTCCGGCGATGTGGAAAGCGGTACAGATCGTTCCTGCCGCAGTAGGCATTCAAGCCGGTGTCATCGGAGCAGCTGCACAGATTTGGCACTATGCTTAA
- a CDS encoding DUF4127 family protein, whose translation MNALLYLPLDERPCNYEYPIALARIGELPLSSPPYHLLGNKKTPADPAGIMNWLKESAADADDLIVSIDMLVYGGIVPSRLHHHTEEECLRRLNVLRELKASRPQLRISAFNLIMRTPSYNSDDEEPSYYEQYGASIFRYSWLSDKGTHGDLAADEQLEWKRLQEEIPQAVLTEHLLRRSVNAFINEASIRLVHDGIIDTLIIPLDDNAEYGFTASERNKLIILADQLNLSDRIHIYPGADEVGCTLIARVFCERRNYRPELFTRYSSTLGPTIIPCLEDRTLGESIKSQVIAAGGLLADNSHEADFILMVHSPAAGQDAVANAAAPLSTRHRSYFSEVNIREFTAAIENYLDRGRTVALADVAALNGSDHSLMQLLSRSGLLSRLHAYAGWNTSGNTLGTVIAHGIIESYFVRPQASESKVRMSSSRSFLIQRLIEDWGYQAIVRSCVLNEHLPALGGNYFSVSECYDAITQIVGDQLKNFAHTYLQDLQPERFEIVDVRMPWKRMFEVGFQISMNDTPVESSRA comes from the coding sequence ATGAATGCTCTCCTGTATCTACCGCTAGACGAGAGACCTTGCAATTACGAATATCCTATCGCATTAGCCCGCATTGGTGAATTGCCATTGTCTTCACCTCCGTATCATCTTCTTGGGAACAAGAAGACTCCTGCCGATCCCGCCGGCATCATGAATTGGCTGAAGGAATCTGCTGCGGATGCCGATGATTTGATCGTATCTATCGATATGCTCGTGTACGGAGGTATTGTCCCTTCGCGCTTGCATCATCATACGGAAGAAGAATGTCTTAGGCGGCTTAACGTTCTTAGAGAACTGAAGGCCAGCCGTCCCCAGCTGCGGATCTCGGCGTTCAATCTCATTATGCGCACCCCTTCGTATAACAGCGACGATGAGGAGCCTTCCTATTACGAACAGTACGGCGCAAGCATCTTTCGATATTCATGGCTGAGCGATAAGGGGACGCACGGCGATCTTGCCGCTGACGAGCAGCTGGAATGGAAGCGGTTGCAGGAAGAGATTCCTCAAGCGGTGCTTACCGAGCATTTGCTAAGACGCAGCGTGAACGCATTCATTAATGAAGCTTCCATCCGTTTGGTCCATGATGGCATAATCGATACGCTTATCATACCGCTTGATGACAATGCGGAGTATGGTTTTACCGCTTCCGAGCGGAACAAGCTCATCATTCTTGCCGATCAACTCAATCTATCGGATCGCATACATATTTACCCTGGAGCCGACGAGGTCGGCTGTACGTTAATCGCCCGTGTCTTCTGCGAGCGGCGGAATTACCGGCCCGAATTGTTTACACGATACTCTTCCACTCTTGGGCCGACGATCATTCCTTGTCTGGAAGACCGTACACTTGGCGAAAGCATTAAATCGCAGGTCATCGCAGCCGGGGGTCTGCTTGCGGACAATTCGCACGAAGCCGATTTTATCCTGATGGTTCACTCGCCGGCAGCCGGTCAAGACGCTGTCGCTAATGCTGCGGCACCGTTATCCACGCGCCATCGCTCTTATTTTTCCGAGGTGAACATTCGCGAGTTTACTGCTGCAATCGAGAATTATTTGGATCGTGGAAGAACGGTTGCGCTCGCGGACGTTGCCGCGCTGAACGGCAGCGATCATTCCCTGATGCAGCTGCTGTCCCGTTCCGGATTGTTAAGCCGTTTGCATGCCTATGCCGGATGGAACACATCGGGCAATACGCTTGGTACTGTAATTGCACACGGCATTATCGAGTCCTATTTCGTTCGTCCCCAAGCCAGTGAATCGAAGGTGAGAATGTCGAGCAGCCGCTCTTTCCTCATCCAGCGGCTTATTGAAGATTGGGGTTACCAGGCCATCGTCCGATCCTGCGTCTTGAATGAACATCTTCCGGCGCTGGGCGGCAATTATTTCAGCGTATCGGAATGCTATGATGCCATTACCCAGATCGTAGGGGATCAGCTGAAGAATTTCGCTCACACCTATCTTCAAGATCTGCAGCCTGAACGATTTGAGATCGTTGACGTACGCATGCCATGGAAGCGGATGTTCGAGGTCGGTTTCCAAATCAGCATGAACGACACACCTGTCGAGAGCAGCCGCGCGTAG
- a CDS encoding N-acetylmannosamine-6-phosphate 2-epimerase produces MKDALIEKLRNGCVVSCQALEDEPLFGSDIMSAMAVAAEEGGAVAIRANTPQDIEAIKKRCSLPVIGLYKQTYPNSDVYITPTMKEIGAVLSAGAEFVAVDATNQARPDGLQFRQLLERIRYMHPKAIVVADISTYEEGVKAMEMNVDIVSTTMSGYTPYSRQSKDPDIGLVQRLAALKKTPVLAEGRIWTVDECLQCFEAGAHAVVVGTAITRPQEITKRFVKAIHRRNEHASNYSAK; encoded by the coding sequence ATGAAGGATGCACTCATTGAAAAGCTGCGCAACGGGTGCGTTGTATCGTGCCAAGCCTTGGAGGATGAACCTCTGTTTGGTTCGGACATCATGAGCGCAATGGCTGTAGCCGCAGAAGAAGGAGGGGCAGTTGCCATTCGCGCGAATACGCCCCAAGATATCGAAGCGATCAAGAAGCGCTGCTCACTGCCGGTGATCGGCCTGTACAAACAAACTTATCCGAATAGCGATGTATATATTACGCCTACGATGAAAGAGATCGGAGCCGTATTGTCGGCGGGCGCCGAGTTTGTCGCCGTCGATGCCACGAATCAAGCCAGACCTGACGGATTGCAGTTTAGACAGCTTCTGGAGCGCATTCGTTATATGCATCCGAAAGCAATCGTCGTTGCAGATATATCCACCTATGAAGAAGGCGTAAAGGCGATGGAGATGAATGTCGACATCGTGTCCACGACAATGTCGGGGTACACCCCCTACAGCAGGCAAAGCAAAGACCCGGACATTGGGCTTGTGCAAAGGCTGGCGGCTTTGAAGAAGACTCCTGTCCTCGCCGAAGGCCGGATTTGGACCGTTGATGAATGCTTGCAGTGCTTCGAGGCGGGCGCGCATGCTGTCGTCGTCGGTACGGCCATTACAAGACCTCAAGAAATTACGAAACGGTTCGTGAAGGCAATCCATCGAAGAAACGAGCATGCATCGAATTACTCGGCAAAATAA
- a CDS encoding glycoside hydrolase family 10 protein, translated as MNIRAKSLLSCMLCIALIFTAVAATVSAEPQIEDPTFIHTQEPPAGGPEEVTNQDQPVSENSEKVEDPSQGIPENEDESSPLAALADDPRIIVEGREPIQVDRVDQERTENSVVIYTRNYGSATKPYLAENTAEYIVVNGVIAVIGADRQTGSSGTNIPLNGYVISASGTSKTLLDGVQLGQSVTAESVQIPVYPNKYFKVSDIVVGVTGTNTQRLAADVILFTPEYGDTTTQNPWGMELTVVDGKVTRIVKIHADENGNFVDNNSPIPDNGYVLSIQSGNQGYDDLVDIMKVDDPVELNMDSPVYQAAKTDFDARNADRLGDQLIVYDRSYGERTNTNGWGNEVVVDKNGFVISNSGNDSFIPEEGFVLSGHGVKNAWLTSNAPVGARVWVDDITKQVLIIFTPESYLDKAKINILAAESQLEQSKKEFRDVPYNEIQAKIDQGKMLYEEAEAKLAAEGIGSILELLKEIDRILTDAFYLSFESGKVETRGVWLRPKESNIEDVKKKLNNLKAINVNAVYLETWWDGYTTWPTVMKDGEGKLLTELNPLYKGFDVLQAYIDEGKKLGIEIHAWVENFFAGGPSVMNHPEWRLTSRDGTDYEPGPNNTPWYWLNPALPETRDFVSDVYEELLTKYDVASLHLDYARYPGSGDYSNDFGYDTYTRGEFMKKYNTAIDPINLHPGDAANEELWNQWLQFRADIINTWVERVVEEAHVIKPDLQITASIWPNFHEAPKSHAQETKYWLDQNLIDELFHMSYASGSSVVVGDLKNSLELAKSNAFVSSGIDTFQGNPTNAVLDQVKETIANGAIGTALFEYEGIFNFKYENALRSSVFRNEAIKPDYRYTRPLTAVFTDMIRKINDIYVPYNGLSDKNAKELRKDLQSAIKQQKSKTLMDGKIAAKTKKDIARMNNLIASSTQGINDEVKKRLAHDLSIASKMVDVFLAKDVGKHGSKPGSKTKSEE; from the coding sequence TTGAATATTCGCGCCAAATCACTGCTATCATGTATGCTATGTATTGCCCTTATCTTCACTGCTGTCGCCGCAACGGTATCAGCGGAGCCTCAAATTGAAGACCCGACATTCATTCATACACAAGAGCCGCCGGCAGGCGGGCCGGAAGAGGTGACTAATCAAGATCAACCCGTTTCGGAAAACAGCGAGAAGGTCGAGGATCCTTCACAGGGGATCCCCGAGAATGAAGATGAATCCAGTCCGCTTGCTGCTCTTGCCGATGATCCCAGGATCATCGTGGAAGGCCGCGAACCCATACAAGTGGATAGGGTGGATCAGGAGCGCACCGAGAATTCAGTAGTTATCTATACGCGCAATTATGGAAGCGCAACCAAGCCTTATCTTGCGGAGAATACCGCGGAATACATCGTTGTCAATGGCGTCATTGCCGTCATAGGAGCCGACAGGCAAACCGGAAGCAGCGGAACCAACATCCCGCTGAATGGCTATGTCATATCGGCCTCGGGCACTTCTAAGACTCTCCTTGACGGTGTACAGCTCGGACAGTCGGTTACAGCCGAATCGGTTCAAATTCCAGTGTATCCGAACAAATATTTTAAGGTAAGCGACATAGTAGTTGGAGTTACAGGGACCAATACACAACGCCTTGCGGCAGATGTCATTCTGTTTACGCCAGAATACGGGGACACGACAACTCAGAATCCGTGGGGGATGGAGCTAACAGTGGTAGATGGCAAGGTGACACGTATTGTGAAAATTCATGCCGATGAGAACGGGAATTTCGTCGATAACAATTCACCGATTCCGGATAATGGTTATGTGTTATCCATTCAATCGGGAAATCAAGGCTACGATGATTTGGTCGATATCATGAAAGTTGACGACCCTGTTGAATTGAATATGGATAGCCCGGTTTATCAAGCCGCCAAGACGGACTTTGATGCGAGGAATGCCGACCGGCTGGGGGATCAATTAATTGTATACGATCGGAGTTATGGTGAGCGAACGAACACCAACGGCTGGGGGAACGAGGTTGTCGTCGACAAGAATGGCTTTGTCATTAGTAATAGCGGCAACGATTCATTCATACCCGAGGAAGGATTCGTCTTATCCGGACATGGCGTGAAGAATGCGTGGTTAACGAGCAATGCGCCTGTTGGCGCCCGCGTATGGGTCGATGATATCACGAAACAAGTGCTGATCATCTTTACTCCCGAATCGTACCTGGATAAGGCGAAGATCAATATTTTGGCTGCCGAGAGTCAGTTGGAGCAGTCGAAGAAAGAATTCAGAGACGTTCCGTACAACGAGATTCAAGCGAAGATCGATCAGGGGAAGATGCTGTATGAAGAAGCCGAAGCAAAGCTGGCAGCGGAAGGAATTGGCAGCATCCTGGAGCTGTTGAAGGAGATCGACCGCATATTGACGGACGCGTTTTATTTGAGCTTCGAATCCGGCAAGGTGGAAACGCGCGGCGTATGGCTTCGTCCGAAGGAAAGCAATATCGAGGATGTGAAGAAGAAATTAAATAACTTGAAAGCCATCAACGTCAATGCCGTCTATCTTGAAACGTGGTGGGACGGATATACGACCTGGCCAACGGTAATGAAAGATGGCGAAGGGAAATTGTTAACGGAGCTGAACCCGCTATACAAAGGCTTTGACGTATTGCAGGCCTATATTGACGAGGGCAAGAAGCTCGGTATTGAAATTCATGCCTGGGTGGAAAATTTCTTTGCCGGCGGACCCTCGGTGATGAATCATCCGGAATGGCGATTAACGTCCAGAGACGGCACCGATTATGAGCCGGGACCGAATAATACACCATGGTATTGGCTGAATCCCGCTCTGCCGGAAACCCGTGATTTCGTTTCCGATGTGTATGAGGAATTACTTACGAAATACGATGTCGCGTCACTTCATCTCGACTATGCACGCTACCCGGGTTCCGGCGATTACTCCAATGATTTCGGGTATGATACGTACACGCGCGGCGAATTTATGAAGAAGTATAACACCGCTATCGATCCGATTAATCTGCACCCGGGCGATGCAGCAAATGAGGAATTGTGGAATCAATGGCTGCAGTTCCGGGCGGATATCATTAATACTTGGGTGGAGCGTGTCGTGGAAGAAGCCCATGTTATCAAGCCTGATTTGCAAATTACGGCTTCTATCTGGCCGAATTTCCATGAAGCGCCTAAGTCTCATGCACAGGAAACGAAATATTGGCTGGATCAGAATTTGATCGACGAGCTGTTCCATATGTCCTATGCATCGGGCTCCTCCGTCGTTGTAGGCGATTTGAAGAATTCACTTGAGCTTGCGAAGTCGAATGCGTTCGTTTCCTCGGGCATCGATACGTTCCAAGGAAATCCAACCAATGCTGTGCTGGACCAAGTGAAGGAGACGATCGCGAACGGTGCGATTGGAACCGCATTATTCGAGTATGAAGGGATATTTAATTTTAAATACGAGAATGCGCTGCGCTCCAGCGTGTTCCGCAATGAAGCGATCAAACCGGACTACCGATACACGAGACCGCTTACAGCAGTCTTTACGGATATGATACGTAAAATCAATGATATTTACGTACCCTATAACGGGCTCAGCGATAAGAATGCTAAAGAGCTGCGTAAGGATTTGCAATCTGCAATTAAACAGCAAAAGTCGAAAACCTTAATGGACGGGAAAATAGCAGCGAAAACGAAGAAAGATATCGCTCGAATGAACAACCTAATTGCATCTTCTACGCAAGGGATTAATGACGAAGTGAAGAAGCGGTTAGCTCATGATTTGTCTATCGCAAGTAAAATGGTCGACGTATTTCTAGCAAAAGACGTAGGCAAACATGGATCCAAACCAGGATCCAAAACCAAATCCGAAGAATGA